DNA from Musa acuminata AAA Group cultivar baxijiao chromosome BXJ1-5, Cavendish_Baxijiao_AAA, whole genome shotgun sequence:
atttatggaCATTCATACATGTCATTATGGTTAAAATCCTTTAAATACACATTATAAACATAAGAACATTAGTGAGGTTTGGGTATTCAAATATCTTATATTTTAGTCTAGCTAATGTGAACTATAGTTAATTGTGGTTAACCTGAATTTTCTGGATAATACTTGATATCATgattcctcaaatgtgtgtttctcAACATAAAATTTGTGATAGCCAATGAAGAATAATAAAATTGTGGGGTTTTACACatatattctttcaaaatatatatatatatatatatatatatatatatatatatatatatatatatatatatatatatatatatatatatatatatatatatatatatatatgtttgtgtgtgtgtgtgtgtggactcTAGAAATGCAACTAGTTGAGACATTTGACAAGTACTTGAGTaatacttgatattatgattcctcaaatgtgtgtttctcAACATAAAATTTGTGATAGCCAAtgaagaataataaaaaaaacatgcTAAATATTAACTTAAATTTGGAGTTAGCAATAGGTATATGCATAGGATGAGTCTCCTACCTTGAAGGAACTAATCCTCAAGAAAATGTATTGatgttaaagaaaataaaaagaaagagaggAAAGTAAATAAGCTTAATTGGAATAAATATTTTATGCAACAAAAGAAAAATATCGTCTAAAACATTTGAGTTTTTATTTTGGACTTTGTTCcatacaataaagagatatttcgAAACTCTTGATTTGTTTAGATATGTGAAAATTTGGGAAGAATTTGCGCAATTAATGCTTGCTTTGAGATCttccaaattaattttttatgttggcaAGTTGGGTGAAGCCCAGATTTAAGCCCAAATCAAATGGATTGGGCCGACAGGCCCAACAGCATTGATTGATAAGCTGCCACTACTTGGATTTTGAAgctcaaataaaataattttagattttatgaaggtaaaataaattaaTCTCAAcgaaaaaaaattacataatggATAGGTAAAGGTGATTATAAGACTTTGAATTTTCTATTATTCAACCAATGTGAGATTAAATGTATttatgatgttgatatgtttCATATACTCTCGTTCGATGTTACTCCTGTTGGGTGGCATATTTGAAGTCTACATGCTCCGGAAGACGCTATCCATGTCAATGGCagaggagcgagagagagagagagagagagagagagagagagcacagtcCATTTGAGCTCCTCTCTCTATGTGGATTCTAACTCAGATATCCTTGTCCTTGTCCCAGCTCATGGGTAAGCAATCTTAGCGAAAGCTtgatatccatgatcatgagaagTGAGCATAAACCTATGagaaagatctctctctctctctctaggaatAGAGAATGAGAATGTTGCACCAGAAACAAAAGGAATGCGTTTCTTCTTGAGCGCATGATACTGCACATTAGGATTTATGATCGAAGCAATGAAAACTAATGTTGGATCCTCTTCTTGGATCTAAACCATTGCTGAAGTAGAGTTCACTCGCAAGAAGCATGTGCCAAGCTCGAACATAAGATACCTCTTCTTCCCACTGCACGAGGAATAGCACTGTAGAATGATAAGAACTATAAGCTATGGAGTTTGTGTGTGTGCATGAACAACTACATTTCCATATCCTGACTAAAAAGGGTTCCACATATATGGCGAGCCATTCCCACTGATGTAGCTACCTAAGATTCTTGAAGCCATGCTTGGAGGGACCTCCCTCCATGGATCGCCCTCAGAATTGGTGCGGTGGTTCAACGCAGAGAGTATGACCTTATCAGAATAGCCCATGTCAAGTAATCCTCCCATACGAGGTGAGCTTATGGTTTGGAGGCTTCTTTCCACCATGGAGATAGGAGGAGGTGCACTAGTTGCTTGTGGTGCTGTGTGTGGGCTGAGGTTGGAGAAGCAGGACACTTGCTGATAACCTTCTGAGCTCGGCAGGGCTTGTTGGAAGGTGCTGTGGTTGTCCatgagaggagggagggaggaagagggTGTGTCGTCGTCGCCGGCCTCCGTGGCTACTGGGTCGGAGGTGACTCCCCTGCTCTTGTGGAATGCTCTACACAAGACCCAATCTTCCTGTTCAAAGCGAATCGGTTGGAGTTGCATAGAGTTCTTAGGAAAGAGCGAACGACGCAGATGATGCATCGTTCTGATACCATCATGCTCTCTAAAGACTCCCATGCATGCAGTAAAAGCAATTGCAGATGATGCAATAAGATGAGGTTTAGCGTGTCGATTGACCTTGAGAGAGAACTCGTGTGGATCGCCAGATGCTGCCATGCGGAACTCATGGATGACCCACTCGGTCTTCCTTCCCCTGGGAGCCCGTCCTCGGTAGAACACCAGCGTCTTTCTCATGCCAACGAGCACTCCTCGTCGGCTCACCTGCCGGTCTTTCCCCGTCGCCTTCCAGTAGCCTGATTCCGTGGCTCGGTTCGTCCGCCGCCCGGTGGCGTACTTCCTGTCCGGGaggctgaagaagtaccactcctTGCCGCCCACACATGCCACCTCTGTCCcacagaagacgaagaagaagaagaagaagaagaagaagaagaagaagaccacaACATCACCCACGAATACCTTGTCATTGGTTTCAGTTCATATGAATGATGCATTAGCACACTAATTTCTGCGACAATGTTGATATTGTTGCATGTCTTCGTAGCAGTTTTCGTTCTTCATCCACAATCTCAAAGCCTAGTTTCATGGAAGAGAAGGAATAGCGGCAGGACTACGGCGAAGGAAAGAAAAGATGAGCTTTGACAACGAGTCCTCCTCATCACACAGTGCATGCATACTATATATGAATTCGAAGCTCTATTTAATTAGGTTACAGTTTAGGCTTGTAATAAGTTGGAAGTTCCAAGCTACTAAGAAGTGCAATAATAATACATGGATCGAAGGAACATGCACAGGAAGGTGGGAGGCCACCGTGTATGGATTAAGATACATGAAGAAGAAGTGCAGAAGAGGCCGAACTGTTAGGGTAGCATAAAAAGGCCACGAGAAGGACAGGACGTGTGCAAGTTGCACCAGTTGGACGGAAATATCCTAACTGAGAAAGATGAAGATTTGGATCGATCCTGCTTTTAGATCTCTGCTCTGTGGACGCCAGAGGATGAGGTAAAGAATACTAGTTAAAGAGCGAGGCAAACAAGAGGAATCCATGTCGTATTCTTTTATGGGAGTCACAAGTTCTACTCGCACAGCAGCCGCTTCCAGGTAGCTAAACAGCCTACAAGTATGAAGAAGACGAAGAGCAAAGTAGATCGGATTTGTAGCTCCAAAGAAGGAGTATATTTATTTGGAGAAGGATATCTTGCAGAAAGGAAACCTAAAGCAGAGACAACTCTAGCGGTTCATTTACTCAGAATTAAACctggaaaaaaaagggagaaaagagCAGCTATTGCACACACAGAATTCCAAGTCGCCGCAAATCAGGAACATGAAAGCAAATATCTGTTGCTGATAAGAGAGATTCGATGACGGTGGCCTTACCGGGAAGGTGCCATGGCTCGCACTTGTTGAGGTCAACGTCGATCATGGCCGGACAACCACACAGGCCACCGTCGCCGCTGACCTTCTTCATGAGGTAGTCACAAACCAGCTCCTCGTCCCGTGGGTGGAACCTGAACCCCGGCGGCAGTCTTGCCTCCACCATGCTCAAGAAGCTcatgctgatgctgatgctgatgaaaagagagagagagagagagggggggggtggggtggatGGGCTTACTTGGTCATGAACAAGAGGAAGGAATCAACCCTactgaagaggaggagaagagctcAAAGTGGGTTAGAAGTGATGAAATGGGGGAAGAACATGAGgcttttatatatttcttttttccttgctgataaatgacatgaatagtCAGTCTCATGCTGAGTTGGATCCTTGATGGCCCCATGCAATAAGTAGCATAAACACCATTTAGAAGAGGAAGAGGCATCTCCACAAAAACTCACTAAAAATCTTGGATTTAGGAAGGTGACACATCAACATTTCACGTGGTGCAACATAAGGTTGGTTCAATAATATAAGCGGCAATGCCGCATATGAAGCCAATCAACTTGATTGAGCCAAGCCTGAGTTGTGTCCTCCATAATCTTGGCTTCTATATGGTGATCAATAATAATGACTAGTAGAGCCATCAGTTCCTTTAACAGGATAAGGATTCATGGCATCTTGATGGAGGGGGGATGTAAGTGCCCCACCACTTTACATGCCATAACTGGGGGGGTGTTGTCCACCAATGCCCCAAGGAGGTGTCACACTTGAAAGGTTTGACGTGGGGTAGTTGCCCTCCTTGTCTTCCTGTAGAACGTGCTCTGCTCTGAAGAATCTTTGGCACCTGAAGGCCACCTCCCCATCTCACCCTTCTCTGATAGCAACATCTCCTTCCATTGCTACTGAAGCCAATGGGATACAGATATTAATGACTGGCTGGTCACATGACATGGTCCATCAGACAGACAGGTGAGGGGGCCAATCCTTGAGTTAAACTAACAACTATAGTTTAGAATACTCATAAGATGTGATGAATACATCATCATCGGTGTAAGATGAGATGATCTCAAATTCGCAAACTAAGCCAGTCAAATTAAGATGGTATGGATGACTTTGGCAATTTGAACAAACCTatctaggagagagagagagagagagagagagagagacacacacacacacacacacacacctttgCTTGCAGAACAAAGAGACACGTGGAGAGGCAATAACAAGAACTTCTTTCTTCCTGGAACGAATGTCATCAAGTGGCTGACTCTGTCCAATGGATTGCctactctctctctttctctctctctctctctgctccatTTACTTTTACTGTCGTTTTCTTGGAACTATTGAATTGACTAAAATAGTTGGAGCATCTTCTTTTATAAAGTTGGTATACTTTTTCTGAGTTAATCCTCAGCTAGCTTTCTATTTTCTTTATGAAAAAACAAGTGCAAAATTCTTCTGCAACACCTTTCTATGTTGGGTGATCTCCCAGATATTTAATTTTTCTAATATCTccagcttttttttttattttatttttttctctcaatgcCACAGAATAATTGCTTGTTCTGATTTGGATAAACTATAGAGTACCATATAGTCTAATTAATTAGGTGGATAACACAACCCATCCACCTAATTAATTTCGTCCAATAAATCACCTTCTAATTGATCATAATTATTAGACTGCtacagaaaaataataataataataataataatatcaacacGGAATACATGTCCTACTTAAGACTAGTAATAAGAAATGTGTACAAAGAGATCACTAATAAGAATTAATGGCAGTAAACAACAGAAATGTGATCAAATTAATAAAAATCACACAGATAGTAGTTCCTCACTCCTGATCTGAAGTGAGGCAAAATGAAATGGCAACATCTCTCATAACGATAATATATGATATATTAAATCATGTGAAGAAACTATATGTGGTTTCTAGTCATACATATTTTGAATCCATTCAGAAAAAGCTTTTGTAGCTCTAATATATCACAACCAAAACCACAAGTATAAAGCTAAGTCATAgactttaatataaaaaaaagtatTCATTCCATATCAATAATTATATCAACTTAAGATATTGATCCAATATGTGTCATCTTTTCCGCTGAATCTAACGACTACAAGATCACAAACTCCACAGTTAAATAATTGTAGAATCTAACATAGAATTTGGTATTTATCATGTTCTGATGAAAAACAACAAGAAAAAAAGGTTTCCATATTTAAAATACCAGCTGAAACACACGGATTCTCTGAAACTCAAACCTACAAGGAGCAATACATGCAGAGGCACAAACCTTGACCATTGATCTTTCAACTTTCCGAAAGCAGACTTGTCACTAGATAATCATATCAGATGCTTGGTCAAACATCTATATTCTCCATATGATTAATACCAACATATTGAGAGTCCACATAGTTGTGTGGTCATTCAAGTGGTTGAT
Protein-coding regions in this window:
- the LOC135674678 gene encoding NAC domain-containing protein 21/22-like, yielding MSFLSMVEARLPPGFRFHPRDEELVCDYLMKKVSGDGGLCGCPAMIDVDLNKCEPWHLPEVACVGGKEWYFFSLPDRKYATGRRTNRATESGYWKATGKDRQVSRRGVLVGMRKTLVFYRGRAPRGRKTEWVIHEFRMAASGDPHEFSLKEDWVLCRAFHKSRGVTSDPVATEAGDDDTPSSSLPPLMDNHSTFQQALPSSEGYQQVSCFSNLSPHTAPQATSAPPPISMVERSLQTISSPRMGGLLDMGYSDKVILSALNHRTNSEGDPWREVPPSMASRILGSYISGNGSPYMWNPF